A portion of the Krasilnikovia cinnamomea genome contains these proteins:
- a CDS encoding diacylglycerol/lipid kinase family protein has product MRALLVVNPKATTTSERSRDVLVRALRSEVDLTVEYTLRRGHAMALARAAADDGVDVVVTLGGDGTVNEAVNGLLTADAVEEEQAGSPAHRLPALAVVPGGSTNVFARALGLPRDWADATSVILDGLRDGRHRLVGLGRADDRYFTFCAGMGLDAAVVRTVEQARLRGRTSTPALYVRATIGQFFRGDDRKNPALSVERPGEETESGLSTVIVQNTAPWTYVGDRAVNPNPDASFDLGLDVLALRQLGVSSTTRTVTQLARRAGTPHGRQVLRLHDQAEMTVVTTRPQPFHLDGDYLGERQKVHFVSVPEALRVVC; this is encoded by the coding sequence ATGCGTGCCCTACTGGTGGTTAACCCAAAGGCCACCACGACGAGTGAGCGCAGCCGGGACGTGCTGGTCCGGGCACTGCGCAGCGAGGTGGACCTAACCGTCGAGTACACGTTGCGGCGTGGACACGCGATGGCGCTGGCCCGCGCCGCGGCCGACGACGGGGTGGACGTCGTGGTCACCCTCGGCGGCGACGGCACCGTGAACGAGGCGGTCAACGGCCTGCTCACCGCGGACGCGGTGGAGGAGGAGCAGGCGGGGAGCCCGGCGCACCGGCTGCCCGCGCTCGCGGTGGTGCCGGGCGGGTCGACGAATGTCTTCGCCCGCGCGCTCGGTCTGCCGCGCGACTGGGCGGACGCCACCAGCGTGATCCTGGACGGGCTGCGCGACGGCCGGCACCGGCTGGTCGGACTGGGCCGGGCAGATGACCGTTACTTCACGTTCTGCGCCGGAATGGGACTGGATGCGGCAGTGGTGCGCACGGTCGAACAGGCCCGCTTACGGGGTCGCACTTCGACGCCCGCACTGTACGTTCGCGCGACCATCGGGCAGTTCTTCCGTGGCGACGACCGGAAGAATCCGGCCCTGTCCGTGGAACGCCCGGGAGAAGAGACGGAATCGGGACTGAGCACTGTCATCGTGCAGAACACCGCGCCGTGGACATACGTCGGCGATCGCGCAGTGAACCCGAATCCGGACGCATCCTTCGATCTGGGACTTGACGTGCTGGCCCTACGACAGCTAGGTGTCTCCAGCACAACACGGACAGTGACGCAACTGGCCCGCCGCGCGGGCACTCCGCACGGGCGCCAGGTGCTCCGGCTGCACGACCAGGCGGAGATGACCGTCGTCACCACCCGGCCCCAACCGTTCCATCTGGACGGCGACTACCTGGGCGAGCGCCAGAAGGTGCACTTCGTGTCCGTTCCCGAAGCGCTGCGTGTGGTCTGCTGA
- a CDS encoding NAD(P)-dependent malic enzyme, which produces MRPGVPVSIFSFETDPALASDPVFDLHRRGKMAISCTVPLNSRDDLSKAYTPGVARVCEAIAETPELAADYTWSGNVVAVVTDGSAVLGLGNIGPKAAMPVMEGKAVLFKQFGGVDAVPICLDTQDTEAIVATVKALGPSFGGINLEDISAPRCFEIERRLDEALDIPVFHDDQHGTAVVVLAALRNAVTVLGRRFADLRVVISGAGAAGVAITNTLIAAGVPGANMIICDSRGIIHADRPGLTAEKAELAANTNVSMRTGGMREALIGADVLIGVSGGAIDEEALAGMAPGGIIFALANPTPEVHPSIAAKYAAIVATGRSDFPNQINNVLAFPGIFRGALDCRATTITDRMKVAAAEAIAEVVGEDLRPDTIVPSPLDPRVAPAVAAAVARAAELDGVARCVAAPATLAAAPVPA; this is translated from the coding sequence ATGCGCCCTGGAGTCCCCGTGTCTATTTTCAGCTTTGAAACCGACCCTGCCCTGGCCAGCGACCCGGTCTTCGACCTGCACCGGCGCGGCAAGATGGCCATCTCCTGCACCGTCCCGCTGAACAGCCGCGACGACCTGTCGAAGGCGTACACCCCCGGCGTTGCCCGGGTGTGCGAGGCGATCGCCGAGACCCCCGAACTGGCCGCCGACTACACCTGGTCCGGCAACGTCGTCGCCGTGGTCACCGACGGCTCCGCCGTGCTGGGCCTGGGCAACATCGGCCCGAAGGCCGCCATGCCGGTCATGGAGGGCAAGGCGGTGCTGTTCAAGCAGTTCGGCGGCGTCGACGCGGTGCCGATCTGCCTGGACACCCAGGACACCGAGGCGATCGTCGCCACGGTCAAGGCGCTCGGGCCCTCGTTCGGCGGCATCAACCTGGAGGACATCAGCGCCCCCCGGTGCTTCGAGATCGAGCGGCGCCTCGACGAGGCCCTGGACATCCCCGTCTTCCACGACGACCAGCACGGCACCGCCGTCGTCGTGCTCGCCGCGCTGCGCAACGCGGTCACCGTGCTCGGGCGGCGCTTCGCCGACCTGCGCGTCGTCATCAGCGGCGCGGGCGCGGCCGGGGTCGCGATCACCAACACGCTCATCGCGGCCGGGGTCCCCGGCGCCAACATGATCATCTGCGACTCGCGCGGCATCATCCACGCCGACCGCCCCGGCCTCACGGCCGAGAAGGCGGAGCTGGCCGCGAACACCAACGTCTCCATGCGTACGGGTGGGATGCGCGAGGCGCTGATCGGCGCGGACGTGCTGATCGGGGTGTCCGGCGGGGCGATCGACGAGGAGGCGCTGGCCGGCATGGCCCCGGGCGGGATCATCTTCGCCCTGGCCAACCCGACTCCCGAGGTTCACCCGTCGATCGCCGCCAAGTACGCGGCCATCGTCGCGACCGGGCGCAGCGACTTCCCCAACCAGATCAACAACGTGCTGGCGTTCCCCGGGATCTTCCGGGGTGCCCTGGACTGCCGCGCCACGACGATCACGGACCGGATGAAGGTGGCCGCCGCCGAGGCGATCGCCGAGGTCGTCGGCGAGGATCTGCGGCCCGACACGATCGTGCCGTCGCCGCTCGATCCGCGCGTGGCCCCGGCCGTGGCGGCCGCGGTGGCGCGGGCTGCCGAGCTGGACGGCGTGGCCCGCTGCGTCGCGGCTCCGGCCACTCTGGCCGCGGCTCCCGTCCCGGCCTGA
- a CDS encoding GNAT family N-acetyltransferase: protein MVHELADFERAADQCHLTAEQLGAALFAPAPALFGHVAVDADDLPVGFALWFRNFSTWEGTYGIHLEDLYVRPGARGSGAGTALLAALAAICVERGYRRLEWVMLDWNPAAGFYAAIGATVTADWLPYRLAGEPLHLLAERASRASTGSG from the coding sequence ATGGTGCACGAACTCGCCGACTTCGAACGCGCCGCCGACCAGTGCCACCTGACCGCGGAGCAGCTGGGTGCGGCCCTGTTCGCCCCCGCCCCCGCACTGTTCGGCCACGTCGCGGTCGACGCCGACGACCTCCCGGTCGGCTTCGCCCTGTGGTTCCGCAACTTCTCCACCTGGGAGGGGACTTACGGCATCCACCTGGAGGACCTGTATGTCCGCCCCGGCGCGCGCGGCTCCGGCGCGGGCACGGCGCTGCTGGCCGCGCTCGCCGCGATCTGCGTGGAACGCGGTTACCGCCGCCTGGAGTGGGTGATGCTGGACTGGAATCCGGCCGCCGGGTTCTACGCCGCGATCGGCGCCACCGTCACCGCCGACTGGTTGCCGTACCGCCTCGCGGGCGAGCCGCTGCACCTGCTCGCTGAACGGGCCTCCCGGGCCTCCACCGGCAGCGGCTAG
- a CDS encoding FadR/GntR family transcriptional regulator codes for MTGSTVRPPAYQMLADELRTEITSGRLRPGERLPPEPELCIRSGVSRSTVREALRLLASQHLIITTRGVTGGSFVAHPDAAQICEGLTTGLTLLTNSATVGFTDVLELRTALEVPAAAMAAHRRTDTDVAFLRAAMFDPAGDDDARMCGAAAAFHAAVCKATRNPLFELVTRPVYDASCGDDVIRDLPEGYWAEVDRDHRELLARILARDPDGAATAARIHLEHVAEANRRSLELNGDHQRTPATSVQSA; via the coding sequence GTGACCGGATCGACGGTGCGCCCACCGGCGTACCAGATGCTCGCCGACGAGCTCCGCACCGAGATCACCTCCGGCCGTCTGCGGCCGGGGGAACGTCTACCGCCCGAACCGGAGCTGTGCATCCGCTCGGGCGTCAGCCGCAGCACGGTCCGCGAGGCGCTGCGGCTGCTGGCCAGCCAGCACCTCATCATCACCACCCGGGGCGTGACCGGCGGCAGCTTCGTGGCGCACCCGGACGCCGCGCAGATCTGCGAGGGCCTCACCACCGGGCTCACCCTGCTCACCAACTCCGCGACGGTGGGCTTCACGGACGTACTGGAGTTGCGCACCGCGCTGGAGGTGCCCGCGGCGGCGATGGCGGCACACCGCCGCACCGACACCGACGTGGCGTTCCTGCGCGCCGCGATGTTCGACCCGGCCGGAGACGACGACGCCCGCATGTGCGGCGCCGCCGCCGCGTTCCACGCCGCGGTCTGCAAGGCCACCCGCAACCCGCTGTTCGAGCTGGTCACCCGGCCGGTGTACGACGCGTCCTGCGGCGACGACGTGATCCGCGACCTGCCCGAGGGCTACTGGGCCGAGGTCGACCGGGACCACCGGGAGCTGCTGGCCCGGATCCTGGCGCGCGACCCGGACGGGGCCGCCACGGCCGCCCGTATCCATCTCGAACACGTCGCCGAGGCGAACCGCCGCTCGCTCGAGCTGAACGGCGACCACCAGCGGACGCCGGCCACCAGCGTGCAGAGTGCCTAG
- the sodN gene encoding superoxide dismutase, Ni, whose translation MRLPRILTPRTLVSAHCDLPCGVYDPAQARIEAESIKAIAEKYQANTDPEFRTRAIGIKEQRSELVKHHLWVLWTDYFKAPHFEKYPQLHQLFNEATKLAGASGTKGSMDPAVAEQLLGKIEEISKIFWETKQA comes from the coding sequence ATGCGACTTCCGCGCATTCTCACGCCGCGCACCCTGGTCAGCGCGCACTGCGACCTGCCGTGTGGCGTCTACGACCCGGCACAGGCCCGCATCGAGGCCGAGTCGATCAAGGCGATCGCCGAGAAGTACCAGGCCAACACCGACCCGGAGTTCCGCACCCGCGCGATCGGCATCAAGGAGCAGCGCTCCGAGCTGGTCAAGCACCACCTCTGGGTGCTGTGGACCGACTACTTCAAGGCACCGCACTTCGAGAAGTACCCGCAGCTGCACCAGCTGTTCAACGAGGCCACCAAGCTGGCCGGCGCCTCCGGCACCAAGGGGTCGATGGACCCGGCGGTCGCCGAGCAGCTCCTGGGCAAGATCGAGGAGATCTCCAAGATTTTCTGGGAGACCAAGCAGGCGTGA
- a CDS encoding alpha/beta hydrolase family protein, translating to MGTKRIFRTAIVMVLAVPAVAWAAERSVPRLTRPHAAERPPGPHSTAPSSAPNAPRYAVGVRTLVLSRGADRPLRTLLFYPASGPPRLVPAAVTVPATLTAGPAPTPAARTVAIALRTSSPPAASTSRRRPATVANALTNPPGPTAGSHAPGPAASASGSGPSASSSGSAPATRSSPSPSPSTAAVPSAPSTAKAASSDIAPASAAAAAPASREPCPATLPGAPATALPGQPLATPAPGRFPLVLFSHGLAGTPERYAPAAATWAAAGFVVAVPAFPHTCAGAPRFRRSDIVHQPADARYVLKEIRRLDRRPDDPLYGRIDRDRVAAVGHSAGGYTTTGLFTAGHPRWLRAGVVIAGWRAPGAFAGRPAPMLFLQGDSDHVVPLAHGRAAFDAVPWPKSYVLIPRAHHAGYMLPGRYGWKQMNVIVTDFLRWALTHEEGTRWRLPASSFPATEKVPEGTAPPSSRREGGFHRPFEDRP from the coding sequence GTGGGAACAAAACGGATCTTCCGGACGGCTATCGTCATGGTGCTCGCCGTGCCGGCCGTCGCCTGGGCCGCGGAACGATCGGTGCCCCGCCTGACCCGGCCACACGCCGCCGAACGCCCTCCCGGACCCCACTCCACGGCGCCGAGCTCAGCGCCGAACGCGCCCCGGTACGCGGTCGGCGTGCGGACCTTGGTGCTGTCCCGTGGCGCTGACCGCCCGCTGCGCACCCTGCTGTTCTACCCGGCGTCCGGCCCGCCGCGCCTCGTCCCCGCAGCCGTGACCGTGCCGGCCACGCTCACCGCCGGGCCCGCGCCCACCCCGGCGGCACGCACCGTAGCGATTGCGCTCCGCACCTCCAGCCCTCCCGCCGCGTCCACCTCCCGACGCCGCCCGGCCACCGTCGCCAACGCGCTGACCAACCCGCCCGGCCCCACCGCCGGATCCCACGCGCCCGGTCCCGCCGCGTCCGCCTCGGGGTCCGGGCCCAGCGCGTCCAGCTCGGGGTCCGCGCCTGCCACCCGGTCCAGCCCCAGCCCGAGCCCCAGCACTGCTGCCGTGCCCAGCGCGCCCAGTACGGCCAAGGCGGCCAGCTCCGACATCGCGCCGGCCTCGGCGGCGGCCGCCGCACCAGCGTCGCGCGAGCCCTGTCCCGCGACGCTGCCCGGTGCGCCCGCCACCGCGCTGCCCGGCCAGCCGCTGGCCACTCCGGCGCCGGGCCGATTCCCGCTGGTGCTGTTCAGTCACGGCCTCGCCGGCACCCCCGAGCGGTACGCCCCCGCCGCGGCGACCTGGGCGGCGGCCGGGTTCGTCGTCGCGGTGCCCGCGTTCCCGCACACCTGCGCGGGCGCCCCACGCTTCCGCCGGTCCGACATCGTGCACCAGCCCGCCGACGCCCGCTACGTCCTCAAGGAGATCCGCCGCCTCGACCGCCGACCCGACGACCCGCTGTACGGCCGGATCGACCGGGACCGGGTCGCCGCCGTGGGGCACTCGGCGGGCGGGTACACGACGACCGGCCTGTTCACCGCGGGACATCCACGGTGGCTCCGTGCGGGTGTGGTCATCGCCGGGTGGCGGGCGCCCGGCGCGTTCGCCGGGCGCCCGGCTCCGATGCTGTTCCTGCAGGGCGACTCGGACCACGTGGTCCCGCTCGCACACGGGCGGGCCGCGTTCGACGCCGTGCCGTGGCCGAAGTCGTACGTGCTGATCCCCCGCGCCCACCACGCCGGCTACATGCTGCCCGGCCGCTACGGCTGGAAGCAGATGAACGTCATCGTCACGGACTTTCTGCGCTGGGCGCTGACCCACGAGGAGGGGACCCGATGGCGGCTGCCCGCCAGCAGCTTCCCGGCCACGGAGAAGGTTCCTGAGGGCACCGCGCCGCCGTCCAGCCGTCGGGAGGGCGGGTTCCACCGCCCCTTCGAGGACCGCCCGTAA
- a CDS encoding S26 family signal peptidase, giving the protein MSLQLPLFAVLVRGPSMVPTLRDGDALLVRRGGRVRPGDVVVARFRSRPDLLVVKRAVEARDQGWWVHGDNEFVADDSRAFGVADVIGRVVFRYWPRPGWLS; this is encoded by the coding sequence ATGAGCTTGCAACTGCCGCTGTTCGCCGTACTTGTGCGGGGTCCTTCCATGGTGCCCACCCTGCGCGACGGCGACGCCCTGCTGGTGCGGCGCGGCGGCCGCGTGCGCCCCGGCGACGTGGTGGTCGCGCGCTTCCGGTCCCGGCCGGACCTGCTGGTCGTCAAGCGCGCGGTCGAGGCCCGCGACCAGGGCTGGTGGGTACACGGCGACAACGAGTTCGTTGCGGACGACTCGCGGGCGTTCGGAGTGGCAGATGTCATCGGACGGGTCGTGTTTCGCTACTGGCCGCGACCGGGGTGGCTAAGTTAA
- a CDS encoding anti-sigma regulatory factor encodes MTHATTTQPEPATEDDVVLLTVPADGGFLSVLRTATAGLAARLHFALDEIEDLRIAVDEACAMLLAIATRGAELACRFAVTEDALTVEVSVSTVRGARLPAESSFAWKVLTALTTAASAEADGRRAMIRLVTRRSGS; translated from the coding sequence GTGACTCACGCGACGACGACACAGCCCGAGCCGGCGACGGAAGATGACGTCGTGCTGCTCACGGTGCCCGCCGATGGCGGCTTTCTGAGCGTGCTCCGGACGGCCACCGCGGGGCTCGCGGCGCGGTTGCACTTCGCGCTGGACGAGATCGAGGATCTGCGCATCGCGGTCGATGAGGCGTGCGCGATGCTGCTGGCGATCGCCACCCGGGGCGCGGAGCTGGCCTGCCGTTTCGCGGTGACCGAGGACGCGCTGACGGTCGAGGTGTCCGTCTCGACCGTGCGGGGCGCGCGCCTGCCGGCCGAGTCCTCCTTCGCGTGGAAGGTGCTGACCGCCCTCACCACCGCCGCGTCAGCGGAGGCGGACGGGCGGCGCGCCATGATCCGCCTGGTCACCCGCCGCTCGGGCAGCTAG
- a CDS encoding zinc-binding dehydrogenase, translating to MRAAYASVTKPDDPLAALAVGDQPEPSPPEGWVTVEVRASSLNHHDLFSLRGVGLPADRLPMILGCDAAGIDPDGNEVVVYPVVPDPPDPRGFSLLSERHPGTLAERVAVPVENLLPKPAGLSFLDAACLPTAWLTAYHMLVTRGRVADAEAVLVQGAGGGVATAAVVLASALGKRVYATSRDAAKRERIAALGATAVEPGARLPERVGVVIESVGAPTFEHSLKCAEPQARIVVCGATGGHLATVDLRRVFAMRLEILGSTMGSRDELASLLDLVVQRNIRPVIDSTYGFSAVADAFAHLHSGDVFGKVAIDHLH from the coding sequence ATGCGTGCCGCCTACGCCTCCGTGACCAAGCCCGACGACCCCCTGGCCGCACTTGCGGTCGGTGACCAGCCCGAGCCGTCACCACCCGAGGGCTGGGTGACCGTGGAGGTGCGCGCCAGCTCCCTGAACCACCACGACCTCTTCTCCCTGCGCGGGGTCGGCCTGCCCGCCGACCGGCTGCCGATGATCCTGGGCTGCGACGCCGCCGGGATCGACCCGGACGGCAACGAGGTCGTCGTCTACCCGGTGGTGCCCGATCCGCCCGACCCACGCGGGTTCTCGCTGCTGTCCGAGCGTCATCCCGGCACGCTGGCCGAGCGGGTGGCCGTACCGGTGGAGAATCTGCTGCCCAAGCCGGCGGGGCTGTCGTTCCTGGACGCGGCGTGCCTGCCGACGGCGTGGCTGACGGCGTACCACATGCTGGTGACCCGGGGCCGGGTGGCGGACGCCGAGGCGGTGCTCGTGCAGGGCGCCGGCGGCGGCGTCGCCACGGCTGCCGTCGTGCTGGCCTCCGCGCTCGGCAAGCGGGTGTACGCCACCAGCCGGGACGCCGCCAAGCGGGAGCGGATCGCCGCCCTGGGCGCCACCGCGGTCGAGCCCGGAGCCCGGCTGCCCGAACGGGTCGGCGTGGTCATCGAGTCCGTGGGCGCGCCGACCTTCGAGCACTCGCTGAAGTGTGCCGAGCCGCAGGCGCGGATCGTGGTCTGCGGTGCGACCGGCGGGCATCTCGCCACCGTGGACCTGCGCCGGGTGTTCGCCATGCGCCTGGAGATCCTCGGCAGCACCATGGGCAGCCGTGACGAGCTGGCCAGCCTTCTCGACCTGGTGGTCCAGCGCAACATCCGCCCGGTGATCGACTCGACGTACGGCTTCAGCGCGGTGGCGGACGCGTTCGCCCACCTGCACTCGGGTGACGTGTTCGGCAAGGTCGCGATCGACCACCTGCACTGA